In one Komagataeibacter sp. FNDCR2 genomic region, the following are encoded:
- a CDS encoding thiamine phosphate synthase has product MSFTLPSRIYPVVDAARWVARLGPAGARLIQLRLKDMAADDLRREIRAGVHHARQHGVNLVINDHWRIAIEEGGDFIHLGQEDLDTADLSAIRAAGLRLGISTHSEAELDRALSVAPDYVALGPIWPTMLKKMPWGPQGTERLTVWKRRVGSIPLVAIGGITLARAPECITAGADCVSAVSAFIRMPDPEEQVKAWLAATDQAAALQNQDL; this is encoded by the coding sequence ATGAGTTTCACACTTCCCTCACGCATCTATCCGGTGGTGGACGCGGCGCGGTGGGTCGCCCGTCTTGGCCCGGCGGGCGCGCGCCTGATCCAGTTGCGCCTGAAGGACATGGCGGCGGACGACCTGCGCCGTGAAATCCGCGCGGGCGTTCACCATGCCCGCCAGCATGGAGTCAACCTGGTCATCAATGACCACTGGCGCATCGCGATCGAGGAGGGCGGGGATTTCATCCATCTGGGGCAGGAGGATCTGGACACGGCCGATCTGTCCGCCATCCGGGCGGCGGGGCTGCGCCTGGGTATCAGCACCCATAGCGAGGCGGAGCTTGACCGCGCCCTGTCCGTTGCGCCGGATTACGTGGCGCTGGGACCGATCTGGCCGACGATGCTTAAAAAAATGCCGTGGGGGCCGCAGGGGACGGAGCGGCTGACGGTATGGAAGCGGCGCGTCGGTTCCATACCGCTGGTGGCCATTGGCGGCATAACGCTGGCGCGCGCACCGGAATGCATCACCGCCGGGGCGGACTGTGTATCCGCCGTGTCGGCCTTCATTCGCATGCCTGACCCCGAAGAGCAGGTAAAGGCATGGCTTGCCGCGACGGATCAGGCGGCCGCCCTGCAAAATCAGGACTTATGA
- the glmU gene encoding bifunctional UDP-N-acetylglucosamine diphosphorylase/glucosamine-1-phosphate N-acetyltransferase GlmU, translating to MNTQTDPAPSSAALPMSTAVILAAGRGTRMKSERPKVMHPLAGQPMLRYLLDNAAQVFDRIVVVVGPGMDDVAALAAPHGVVIQHERLGTGHAARQAAAEFGTGDVAVLYGDNPLITPGTMRALLAQRRCDDTGLALLAMEPADPARYGRVVTQDGQVTRIVEWADATARERDIGLCNAGVLCADAADFRRWLSEIDNTNAQGEYYLGDVVARAVAEGRSVRAVVAPEDELRGINSRTELAMAEACVQARLRQAAMAGGTTLIAPDTVFLCADTRLEPDTVVHPHVVFGPGVHVRRGAEIHAFSHVEGAVVGPDARIGPYARLRPGSDVGEGARVGNFVELKATTLGAGAKASHLTYLGDTSVGCNANIGAGTITCNYDGVFKHRTEIGADSFIGSDSVLVAPVRVGTGAITAAGSVITHDVPDGAMAFGRARQSNRADYALSFRERLTNRKEQG from the coding sequence ATGAATACCCAGACAGATCCCGCACCATCTTCGGCTGCGTTGCCCATGTCGACCGCCGTCATCCTGGCCGCTGGCCGGGGCACGCGCATGAAATCGGAACGGCCCAAGGTCATGCACCCGCTGGCCGGGCAGCCCATGCTGCGCTACCTGCTTGATAACGCGGCGCAGGTCTTTGACCGGATCGTGGTGGTCGTCGGTCCCGGCATGGACGATGTGGCGGCCCTTGCCGCGCCCCACGGGGTGGTGATCCAGCATGAACGCCTTGGTACGGGCCATGCGGCACGGCAGGCGGCGGCGGAGTTCGGGACGGGCGATGTCGCGGTGCTGTATGGTGATAATCCGCTGATCACACCGGGCACGATGCGCGCGCTGCTGGCGCAGCGGCGGTGTGATGATACGGGGCTGGCGCTGCTGGCCATGGAACCGGCCGACCCGGCGCGCTATGGCCGTGTCGTAACACAGGACGGGCAGGTAACGCGCATTGTCGAGTGGGCGGACGCCACGGCGCGGGAGCGGGACATCGGGCTGTGCAACGCCGGTGTGCTATGCGCCGATGCCGCGGATTTCCGGCGCTGGCTGTCCGAAATCGACAATACGAACGCACAGGGCGAATATTATCTGGGGGATGTCGTGGCCCGCGCCGTGGCCGAAGGGCGGAGCGTGCGGGCCGTCGTCGCACCCGAGGACGAACTGCGCGGCATCAATTCCCGCACCGAGCTGGCCATGGCGGAAGCCTGCGTGCAGGCCCGCCTGCGTCAGGCGGCCATGGCGGGTGGGACGACCCTCATTGCCCCCGATACCGTGTTCCTGTGCGCCGATACCCGGCTGGAGCCCGATACGGTGGTACACCCCCATGTCGTGTTCGGGCCGGGCGTGCATGTCAGGCGGGGGGCGGAAATCCACGCCTTTTCCCATGTTGAGGGCGCTGTTGTCGGCCCTGACGCCCGGATCGGTCCCTATGCCCGCCTGCGCCCCGGCAGCGATGTGGGGGAGGGCGCGCGCGTGGGCAATTTCGTGGAACTCAAGGCCACGACACTCGGCGCGGGGGCCAAGGCCAGTCACCTGACCTATCTGGGCGATACATCGGTGGGGTGTAACGCCAATATCGGCGCGGGCACCATCACCTGCAATTACGACGGGGTGTTCAAGCACAGGACCGAAATCGGGGCCGACAGTTTCATTGGCTCTGATTCCGTTCTGGTCGCCCCCGTGCGGGTGGGCACGGGCGCGATTACCGCCGCCGGTAGCGTCATTACGCACGATGTACCCGATGGCGCCATGGCCTTTGGCCGGGCGCGCCAGTCCAACAGGGCGGACTATGCCCTGTCATTTCGCGAGCGGCTGACGAACAGGAAGGAACAGGGCTGA
- a CDS encoding cation:proton antiporter, translated as MEIAGLAAILMAIAVLLVVVSAVQPLARRLELSETVLLAVAGIVIGGAADLVLRNTHLEIFSGAAETLLDFPLNSEAFLLIFLPILVFQGALGIDVRRLAHETATVLLLAVVAVAVSTATIGFALYPFAGVPLVVCLLLGSIVATTDPSAVAGIFKEIGAASRLTRLVEGEALLNDAAAISIFTILLGSITSHHKIMLGGAMLEFLVSFIGALIIGIVFGRLTLMMIPALGAAPAAEVTLTVALPYLSYIVCDEFFGFSGVVATAASGLTISIYGPSTFRPQTWRFLNELWQQLVFWAGSLVFVLASMLVPRLLVGMTRWDCVLILLAAGAGLLARGAVVFGMLPILAATKLSPPVPTPFKVTMVWGGLRGAITLALALAVTENEHVSSSIAHFIGIIATGFVLITLFVNGLSLRYLVLFLKLDQLPLIDQALRHQILAIGLGEVRDQTRDVAGELGFSPTVTSTVVEVLDRRVHAEEQANTFDTALGDRQRVTLALIVIANRERSILLDLFRIQGLSRRVMETLLRSAEAMVDGARLEGRFGYVRALRRRLRPSLRFRVAQMIHHRFNFDAPLMYCMMERFEMLMIAYFVSLSLTRFMRQRMEPTLGHRISDIVGEVLDRQCKLLDEALQTLRLHYHGYSEALENRMLRQIALRLEEEKYDNLMSESLLSEELHRELHRDVEHRREQLDFRLKFNIRAGIESRIHNFPLFEGVADGVLHDIAMKMSIHFSSPGERLYRNGQKVRTVYFISAGLAETHYPKHDVRFGAGAVLGAQEALENGRVNATSRSLQFGHFMTMSARDFRKLVEDYPRIGENLERLTQAHAKGEMPDAQLLPVEGEEAKGALPSYDAIDLATAPVNRALPAHQPDQTTDA; from the coding sequence ATGGAGATAGCGGGTCTGGCAGCAATTCTGATGGCGATTGCCGTGCTGCTTGTCGTTGTCAGCGCGGTCCAGCCGCTTGCCCGCCGTCTGGAACTGTCGGAAACCGTCCTGCTTGCCGTGGCGGGCATCGTGATCGGGGGCGCGGCCGACCTGGTGCTGCGCAACACCCATCTGGAAATATTCAGTGGGGCGGCGGAGACGCTGCTGGATTTTCCGCTCAATAGCGAAGCCTTCCTGCTGATCTTCCTGCCCATACTGGTGTTTCAGGGCGCGCTGGGCATCGATGTGCGCAGGCTCGCGCATGAAACCGCCACCGTGCTGCTGCTGGCGGTGGTGGCCGTGGCCGTGTCCACCGCGACCATCGGGTTCGCGCTGTATCCCTTTGCCGGGGTCCCCTTGGTGGTCTGCCTGCTGCTGGGCTCCATCGTCGCGACCACCGATCCTTCGGCCGTTGCGGGGATCTTCAAGGAAATCGGCGCCGCCAGCCGCCTGACCCGGCTGGTGGAAGGCGAGGCGCTGCTGAATGACGCCGCCGCGATTTCCATTTTCACCATCCTGCTTGGCTCCATTACCTCGCACCACAAGATCATGCTGGGCGGGGCGATGCTGGAGTTCCTCGTCTCCTTTATCGGCGCGCTGATCATCGGCATTGTGTTCGGGCGGCTGACGCTCATGATGATCCCGGCGCTGGGGGCGGCCCCGGCGGCGGAGGTCACGCTTACGGTGGCGCTGCCTTACCTGTCCTATATCGTCTGTGACGAATTTTTCGGGTTTTCCGGGGTGGTGGCCACGGCGGCATCCGGGCTGACCATATCGATCTATGGCCCCTCCACCTTCCGGCCACAGACATGGCGGTTCCTTAACGAGTTATGGCAGCAGCTTGTCTTCTGGGCGGGATCGCTGGTGTTCGTGCTGGCGTCCATGCTGGTGCCGCGCCTGCTGGTGGGCATGACACGGTGGGATTGCGTGCTGATCCTGCTTGCGGCCGGCGCCGGGCTTCTGGCGCGCGGGGCGGTGGTCTTTGGCATGCTGCCCATCCTTGCGGCCACCAAGCTTTCCCCCCCCGTGCCGACACCGTTCAAGGTGACAATGGTATGGGGTGGGCTGCGGGGCGCCATTACGCTGGCGCTGGCGCTGGCGGTGACGGAAAACGAGCATGTCTCCAGCAGCATCGCGCATTTCATCGGTATCATCGCCACGGGCTTCGTGCTGATCACCCTGTTCGTCAATGGCCTGTCGCTGCGTTATCTTGTGCTGTTCCTGAAGCTGGACCAGCTTCCGCTGATAGATCAGGCATTGCGCCACCAGATCCTTGCCATCGGGTTGGGGGAAGTACGCGATCAGACGCGCGACGTGGCGGGCGAGCTTGGTTTCTCCCCCACCGTGACCAGCACGGTGGTGGAAGTGCTGGATCGCCGTGTCCATGCGGAAGAACAGGCCAATACCTTCGATACCGCGCTGGGCGACCGCCAGCGCGTGACGCTGGCGCTGATTGTCATCGCCAACCGCGAACGCTCCATCCTGCTCGACCTGTTCCGTATCCAGGGCCTGTCGCGGCGGGTGATGGAAACGCTGCTGCGCTCGGCCGAGGCGATGGTTGATGGCGCGCGGCTGGAAGGGCGCTTTGGCTACGTGCGCGCCCTGCGGCGCAGGCTGCGGCCGTCACTGCGCTTTCGCGTGGCGCAGATGATCCATCACCGGTTCAATTTCGACGCGCCCCTCATGTATTGCATGATGGAGCGGTTCGAGATGCTGATGATCGCCTATTTCGTCTCCCTTTCGCTTACGCGCTTCATGCGCCAGCGCATGGAACCCACGCTGGGCCACCGCATAAGCGATATCGTGGGCGAGGTGCTGGACCGCCAGTGCAAGCTGCTGGACGAGGCATTGCAGACGCTGCGCCTGCATTACCATGGCTATTCGGAAGCACTTGAAAACCGGATGCTGCGCCAGATCGCCCTGCGGCTGGAAGAGGAAAAATACGATAACCTGATGTCCGAATCGCTGCTGAGCGAGGAACTGCACCGCGAACTGCACCGTGACGTGGAACACAGGCGCGAACAGCTTGATTTCAGGCTGAAATTCAACATCCGCGCCGGGATCGAAAGCCGCATCCACAATTTCCCCCTGTTTGAGGGGGTGGCCGATGGCGTGCTGCATGACATCGCCATGAAAATGTCCATCCACTTCTCCTCCCCCGGGGAGCGGCTGTACCGGAACGGGCAGAAGGTGCGCACGGTCTATTTCATCAGCGCCGGACTGGCGGAGACACATTACCCGAAACACGATGTCCGCTTTGGCGCGGGCGCGGTGCTGGGCGCGCAGGAGGCGCTTGAGAACGGGCGGGTGAACGCCACCAGCCGGTCCCTGCAGTTCGGGCATTTCATGACCATGAGCGCGCGCGATTTCCGCAAGCTGGTCGAGGATTATCCCCGGATCGGTGAGAACCTCGAACGTCTCACGCAGGCCCATGCCAAGGGCGAAATGCCCGATGCGCAGCTTCTGCCGGTCGAGGGCGAAGAGGCGA
- a CDS encoding thiazole synthase, translating to MTLFYGTELSSRLMLGTAQYPSPEILMDAVRRAGAGVVTVSLRREAAGSRAGHTFWEMIRALGVPVLPNTAGCHTAREAVTTAQMAREVFGTDWIKLEVIGESDTLQPDMFALVDAARILVEDGFKVFPYMTEDLVGAERLLRAGCEVLMPWGAPIGSGKGLNNLFGLRALRAHFPDVPMVVDAGIGVPSHAAQAMELGYDAVLINTAVAKAGDPAEMARAFAMAVEAGRMAYLADPMEMRDMAVPSTPVIGQAVL from the coding sequence ATGACCCTTTTTTATGGCACCGAGCTTTCATCGCGCCTCATGCTGGGCACGGCGCAGTACCCTTCACCGGAAATCCTGATGGATGCCGTGCGCCGGGCGGGCGCGGGGGTGGTGACCGTATCGCTGCGGCGTGAGGCGGCGGGTTCGCGCGCGGGGCATACGTTCTGGGAGATGATTCGCGCGCTGGGCGTGCCGGTGCTGCCCAACACGGCGGGCTGCCATACGGCGCGGGAAGCCGTGACCACCGCGCAGATGGCGCGCGAAGTATTCGGCACCGACTGGATCAAGCTGGAGGTGATTGGCGAATCCGATACGCTCCAGCCCGACATGTTCGCGCTGGTCGATGCCGCCCGCATCCTGGTCGAGGACGGATTCAAGGTCTTTCCCTACATGACCGAGGATCTGGTGGGCGCCGAGCGTCTGCTGCGCGCGGGGTGTGAGGTGCTCATGCCCTGGGGCGCGCCCATCGGTTCGGGCAAGGGGCTGAACAACCTGTTTGGCCTGCGCGCCCTGCGCGCGCATTTTCCTGATGTGCCGATGGTGGTCGATGCGGGCATCGGCGTGCCGTCCCATGCCGCGCAGGCCATGGAACTGGGCTATGACGCGGTGCTGATCAATACGGCGGTGGCCAAGGCCGGGGACCCGGCGGAAATGGCCCGGGCCTTCGCCATGGCGGTGGAGGCGGGGCGCATGGCCTACCTGGCCGACCCCATGGAAATGCGCGACATGGCCGTGCCGTCCACGCCGGTCATCGGGCAGGCGGTGTTATGA
- the thiO gene encoding glycine oxidase ThiO codes for MEAQTAFSGGTGPSVLVRGAGVSGLTAAVTLAERGARVHVHESGPRIGSGASWQAGGMLAPWCEAESAPREVTAQSLASLDWWDAHVPGVVRNGTLVLAPARDVGEVARFGRRTSHFSTIGEAEVADLEPDLADRFSRALFFAGEGHVDPRDALRALATRLVDLGGQIALDVPVDAATGGYDWVVDCTGIAARDQVADMRGVRGEMLLLRCPDVTLHRPVRMLHPRIPIYIVPRADHVYMVGATMIESENAGPMTLRSMVEMLGAVYALHPAFGEAEILETGTGLRPSYPDNMPAVRREGRHIHINGMYRHGFLLSPVRAADAADIVFGNA; via the coding sequence ATGGAAGCACAAACGGCATTTTCCGGCGGGACGGGTCCATCTGTCCTTGTGCGGGGGGCGGGCGTTTCCGGCCTGACCGCCGCCGTCACCCTGGCGGAGCGCGGGGCGCGGGTTCATGTGCATGAATCCGGGCCACGGATCGGATCGGGCGCGTCGTGGCAGGCAGGCGGCATGCTTGCCCCGTGGTGCGAGGCGGAATCCGCCCCCAGGGAAGTGACCGCGCAGTCCCTTGCCTCGCTCGACTGGTGGGACGCGCATGTGCCCGGCGTGGTGCGCAATGGCACGCTTGTGCTCGCCCCCGCGCGCGATGTGGGGGAAGTGGCGCGCTTCGGGCGGCGTACCTCGCATTTTTCCACGATAGGCGAGGCCGAGGTGGCCGATCTCGAACCCGACCTGGCCGACCGCTTTTCCCGCGCGCTGTTTTTTGCCGGAGAAGGCCATGTGGACCCGCGCGATGCCCTGCGCGCACTCGCGACCCGGCTTGTGGATCTTGGTGGCCAGATCGCACTGGATGTCCCTGTTGACGCGGCGACGGGTGGCTATGACTGGGTGGTGGACTGCACCGGTATCGCCGCGCGCGACCAGGTAGCGGATATGCGTGGTGTCCGGGGCGAGATGCTGCTGCTGCGCTGCCCCGATGTGACGCTGCACCGTCCGGTGCGGATGCTGCATCCGCGCATTCCCATCTATATCGTGCCGCGTGCCGACCATGTTTACATGGTGGGGGCGACGATGATCGAAAGTGAGAACGCAGGCCCGATGACGCTGCGGTCGATGGTGGAGATGCTGGGCGCGGTCTATGCCCTGCATCCGGCCTTTGGCGAGGCCGAGATCCTGGAAACCGGCACCGGCCTGCGCCCGTCCTATCCCGACAACATGCCCGCCGTCAGGCGGGAGGGACGCCATATCCACATCAACGGCATGTATCGGCACGGCTTCCTGCTTTCACCCGTCCGTGCCGCCGACGCGGCCGATATCGTGTTCGGTAATGCCTAA
- the glmS gene encoding glutamine--fructose-6-phosphate transaminase (isomerizing): protein MCGIVGVVGGNQATPVILDALRRLEYRGYDSAGIATLEHGQVERRRAAGKLDHLATLLARMPLPGVTGIGHTRWATHGAPTENNAHPHGTERVSVVHNGIIENFEALRQELEEAGQVFSTETDSETIAQLVDYHLQRGLSPREAAHACLKRLEGAYALAMIFAGHDGMVIGARHGAPLVVGFGDNEMFLGSDSLALAPLTRRIAYLDDGDWSVITAAGAEFFDMAGNPVERPVKVTALIAASVGKDGYRHYMEKELHEHPVVIGQTLQRLIDPATRRVVMPDLPFDLATVPRAVITACGSAFYAGMIGRYWIEQYGRLPVDIDVASEMRYRNPPLAQGGLGLLISQSGETADTLAALRGMRMAGQHIVSVLNVEQSTMARESDAVLGTVAGPEISVASTKAFTAQLSVLACLTIALGRARGLLDARQEEQMVTSLLDLPSKATEVFERHDEIRRMAAIVAQARDVLYLGRGAMFPVALEGALKLKEITYIHAEAYAAGEMKHGPISLIDSTVPVVATVPSGPLFEKTLSNLQEARARGGRLLVFTDMEGAPRLRDIAECVVAIPTVDEFVAPILQTIPVQILAYEVALLKGTDVDQPRNLAKSVTVE from the coding sequence ATGTGTGGCATTGTAGGGGTTGTGGGCGGCAATCAGGCCACACCGGTCATTCTGGACGCCCTGCGGCGGCTGGAATATCGCGGCTACGATTCCGCCGGGATCGCCACGCTGGAACACGGACAGGTCGAACGGCGGCGCGCGGCGGGCAAGCTGGATCACCTGGCCACCCTGCTGGCGCGGATGCCGCTGCCCGGCGTGACCGGCATCGGCCACACGCGCTGGGCCACCCATGGCGCCCCCACGGAAAACAACGCCCACCCGCACGGGACGGAGCGGGTCTCGGTTGTCCATAACGGCATTATCGAGAATTTCGAGGCGCTGCGTCAGGAGCTTGAAGAAGCGGGGCAGGTGTTTTCCACCGAAACGGATAGCGAGACCATAGCCCAGCTTGTCGATTATCACCTCCAGCGTGGCCTTTCCCCGCGTGAGGCGGCGCATGCCTGCCTCAAACGGCTGGAAGGGGCCTATGCGCTCGCCATGATCTTCGCCGGGCATGACGGCATGGTGATCGGCGCGCGCCACGGCGCGCCGCTGGTGGTGGGCTTTGGCGATAACGAGATGTTTCTGGGCTCGGACAGCCTGGCGCTTGCCCCGCTGACCCGCCGCATCGCCTATCTGGATGATGGCGACTGGAGTGTCATCACCGCCGCCGGGGCCGAGTTCTTTGACATGGCGGGCAACCCGGTCGAACGCCCGGTCAAGGTCACCGCCCTGATCGCGGCCTCGGTCGGCAAGGATGGCTACCGCCATTACATGGAAAAGGAACTGCATGAACACCCGGTGGTGATCGGGCAGACGTTGCAGCGCCTGATCGACCCCGCCACCCGCCGCGTGGTGATGCCCGACCTGCCATTCGATCTCGCGACCGTGCCGCGTGCCGTCATTACCGCCTGCGGCTCCGCCTTCTACGCGGGCATGATCGGGCGCTACTGGATCGAGCAGTATGGCCGGCTTCCGGTCGATATCGACGTGGCGAGCGAGATGCGCTACCGCAACCCGCCCCTGGCGCAGGGTGGTTTGGGGCTGCTGATTTCCCAGTCGGGTGAAACGGCGGATACGCTGGCGGCCCTGCGTGGCATGCGCATGGCGGGGCAGCACATCGTCTCCGTGCTCAATGTGGAACAGAGCACCATGGCGCGTGAAAGCGACGCCGTGCTGGGCACCGTGGCCGGTCCCGAAATCTCGGTGGCCAGTACCAAGGCCTTCACCGCCCAGCTTTCGGTTCTGGCGTGCCTGACCATCGCCCTTGGCCGGGCGCGTGGCCTGCTGGATGCCCGGCAGGAGGAACAGATGGTGACAAGCCTGCTCGACCTGCCCAGCAAGGCGACGGAAGTGTTCGAACGCCATGACGAGATCCGCCGCATGGCTGCTATCGTGGCGCAGGCGCGCGATGTTCTCTATCTGGGGCGCGGCGCGATGTTTCCCGTCGCCCTTGAAGGCGCGCTGAAGCTGAAGGAAATTACCTATATCCACGCGGAAGCCTATGCCGCAGGGGAAATGAAGCATGGCCCGATTTCCCTGATCGACAGCACGGTGCCGGTCGTGGCGACCGTGCCGTCGGGGCCGTTGTTTGAAAAAACCCTGTCCAACCTGCAGGAAGCCCGGGCGCGTGGCGGCCGGCTGCTGGTATTTACGGATATGGAAGGCGCGCCGCGCCTGCGTGACATCGCGGAATGCGTGGTCGCGATTCCCACGGTGGATGAATTCGTGGCCCCGATCCTGCAGACCATCCCGGTGCAGATCCTGGCCTATGAGGTCGCGTTGCTGAAGGGCACGGATGTGGACCAGCCACGCAACCTCGCCAAGTCCGTGACTGTTGAATAG
- a CDS encoding HAD hydrolase-like protein, producing the protein MPASLPRLAVFDMDGTLIDSLPDLAACANRLLSHYGLPPIDSEQVRPMIGDGVSALVSRLLAHAGAPAAGIDRAEATTRYMADYTPHSTDLSRPFPGTVGMLESLRASGWHMAVCTNKPVAAARHILRVLDLEHWFVAVGGGDSFSVRKPDPRHLLGTIELARGNPKHAFMTGDHHNDMATADGAHVPAIFARWGYGRPEMEAGATVGADSISDIAYLAGELVPA; encoded by the coding sequence ATGCCCGCTTCCCTACCCCGTCTGGCCGTATTCGACATGGACGGCACCCTTATCGACAGTCTTCCCGATCTTGCCGCCTGCGCCAACAGGCTCCTGTCGCATTACGGCCTGCCCCCCATAGACTCCGAACAGGTCCGCCCCATGATCGGCGATGGCGTGAGCGCCCTTGTCAGCCGCCTGCTTGCCCATGCGGGCGCGCCCGCCGCCGGGATTGACCGCGCCGAGGCCACCACGCGCTACATGGCCGATTACACGCCGCATTCCACCGACCTGTCCCGCCCGTTTCCCGGCACGGTCGGGATGCTGGAAAGCCTGCGCGCGTCGGGCTGGCACATGGCCGTATGCACCAACAAGCCGGTGGCCGCCGCACGGCATATCCTCAGGGTGCTGGATCTGGAACACTGGTTCGTGGCCGTGGGCGGTGGGGACAGTTTCAGCGTGCGCAAGCCTGACCCGCGCCACCTGCTGGGCACCATAGAACTGGCGCGGGGAAACCCGAAGCACGCGTTCATGACAGGCGACCACCATAATGACATGGCCACGGCTGACGGCGCGCATGTCCCGGCCATTTTTGCCCGCTGGGGCTATGGCCGGCCGGAAATGGAAGCGGGCGCCACGGTCGGGGCCGATTCCATTTCCGACATCGCGTATCTGGCGGGCGAACTCGTGCCCGCCTGA
- the thiS gene encoding sulfur carrier protein ThiS, producing MQILVNDQHHDVIAPTLAALLEELGYDGTARLATAMDGSFVAAAKRAAVSLHEGARVEILAPMQGG from the coding sequence ATGCAGATTCTGGTGAATGACCAGCACCATGACGTGATCGCCCCCACCCTGGCGGCGCTGCTCGAGGAACTGGGCTATGACGGCACCGCCCGTCTGGCCACCGCGATGGATGGCAGTTTTGTCGCCGCTGCGAAGCGTGCCGCCGTGTCCCTGCATGAAGGCGCGCGGGTCGAAATTCTGGCTCCCATGCAGGGAGGGTGA